One window of the Klebsiella sp. WP3-W18-ESBL-02 genome contains the following:
- the tatE gene encoding twin-arginine translocase subunit TatE produces the protein MGEISITKLLVVAALIILVFGTKKLRTLGGDLGSAIKGFKKAMNDDETAAQKSADETPAEKLSHKE, from the coding sequence ATGGGTGAGATTAGTATTACCAAACTGCTGGTAGTGGCAGCACTGATTATTCTGGTGTTTGGTACCAAGAAATTACGGACTCTGGGTGGAGATCTGGGTTCAGCGATCAAAGGCTTTAAAAAAGCCATGAATGACGATGAAACCGCCGCGCAGAAGAGCGCAGACGAGACTCCGGCAGAAAAGCTCTCTCATAAAGAGTAA
- the lipA gene encoding lipoyl synthase, protein MSKPIVMERGVKYRDADKMALIPVKNVATEREALLRKPEWMKIKLPADSSRIQGIKAAMRKNGLHSVCEEASCPNLAECFNHGTATFMILGAICTRRCPFCDVAHGRPVTPDANEPQKLAQTIADMALRYVVITSVDRDDLRDGGAQHFADCIAAIREKSPSIRIETLVPDFRGRMDRALAILTETPPDVFNHNLENVPRLYRQVRPGADYNWSLKLLERFKEAHPDIPTKSGLMVGLGETNAEIIDVMRDLRRHGVTMLTLGQYLQPSRHHLPVQRYVSPDEFEEMKAEALAMGFTHAACGPFVRSSYHADLQAKGIEVK, encoded by the coding sequence ATGAGTAAACCCATTGTGATGGAACGCGGTGTAAAGTACCGCGATGCCGATAAGATGGCCCTTATCCCGGTAAAAAACGTGGCAACAGAGCGCGAAGCGCTGCTGCGAAAACCGGAGTGGATGAAAATTAAACTTCCGGCGGACTCTTCCCGTATCCAGGGCATCAAAGCGGCCATGCGTAAAAATGGTCTGCACTCCGTGTGTGAAGAAGCCTCCTGCCCGAACCTGGCAGAATGCTTCAACCACGGCACCGCGACCTTTATGATCCTTGGCGCAATCTGCACCCGTCGCTGCCCGTTCTGCGACGTGGCCCACGGTCGCCCGGTGACCCCGGATGCCAACGAACCGCAAAAGCTGGCGCAAACTATCGCTGACATGGCGCTGCGCTATGTAGTTATCACCTCCGTCGATCGTGACGATCTGCGCGACGGCGGCGCCCAGCACTTCGCCGACTGTATTGCTGCAATTCGCGAGAAAAGCCCGAGCATCCGCATTGAAACGCTGGTACCGGACTTCCGCGGCCGTATGGATCGCGCCTTAGCGATTCTGACGGAAACCCCGCCGGACGTGTTTAACCACAACCTGGAAAACGTGCCGCGTCTGTATCGCCAGGTTCGCCCGGGCGCCGACTATAACTGGTCGCTGAAGCTGCTTGAGCGCTTCAAAGAAGCGCACCCGGATATCCCAACGAAATCCGGCCTTATGGTTGGCCTGGGTGAAACCAACGCCGAAATTATCGACGTTATGCGCGATCTGCGCCGCCACGGAGTGACCATGCTGACGCTGGGCCAGTACCTGCAGCCGAGCCGTCATCACCTGCCGGTACAGCGCTACGTTAGCCCGGATGAGTTTGAAGAGATGAAAGCCGAAGCGCTGGCGATGGGCTTCACCCACGCCGCCTGCGGCCCGTTTGTCCGTTCGTCTTACCATGCCGATCTTCAGGCCAAAGGCATTGAAGTGAAGTAG